TTGCGGCCGTACATGGGAGGGCTGGAGCGGATCGCCTGACGCAACGGAACTTGCCTATTGGTCGGCGACTGTTTACTATGAAATATTCGCGCCGCGGGAGGGGTGGCCGAGCGGTTTAAGGCACCGGTCTTGAAAACCGGCGTCCACTTCGTGGACCGCGAGTTCGAATCTCGCCCCCTCCGCCAGCGTCACAATAACGTGTCTCGTGTCCGTGATTCGTGTTCGTGGCGAGCGCGAGCAACGAGCACGATCACGGCTTTTGTATCTAGGGAGAGATGGCCGAGTGGTCGAAGGCGCACGCCTGCTAAGCGTGTGTACCTCAAAAGGGTACCGAGGGTTCGAATCCCTCTCTCTCCGCCAGTATTTCGTGTCTCGTGTTCGTGATTCGTGTTCGTACGAGCACGAGCAACGAGCACGATCACGGATTCGCGCCCGTAGCTCAATTGGACAGAGCACCAGACTACGGATCTGGGGGTTGGGGGTTCAAATCCCTCCGGGCGCGCCAAGCAATTCATCCTTGCGCTTAGGGTTGATAAGCGTTACTTGTCATCTTAGAATGATCCGGTGATCGCGTCATTTAGGCACCGGGGGCTAAGGGCGCTTTATGAAAAAAACGACGGCCGCAGGCTTTCCGCAGCGCATCTCGATAAGATCAGGCGTATTCTGGCTCGCTTGGATGAGTCGGGGGCCGTTCAACACATGGCGCTCCCCGGTTTTCAGCTTCATTCCCTGAAGGGGAATCTTAAAGGCTTCTGGGCCGTTTCGGTGTCGGGAAACTGGCGGATCATCTTCCGCTTCGAGAATGGCAACGCCTACGACGTGGATTTGATCGATTATCACTAGGAGAAAAAACTATGCCTATGAAGAACCCACCGCATCCGGGTCTCTCGGTCCGCCATGACTGCATTGAACCTTTAGGCCTTACGATCACCGAGGCTGCGCGCGCGCTCGGAGTGACGCGCCAGGCTCTTAACAATCTGGTGAACGGCAAGGCGGCAATCTCCCCGGAGATGGCGATCCGGCTCGATAAAGCTTTCGGCGGCGGCGCGGACACGTGGCTTCGCCTACAGGCCGCCTACGATCTAGCTCAAGCTGAAAAATACGCGGGTAAAATTAAAGTCCGCCGAGTCGCTTAGTTTTTAAGTCGGTATTCTACTTCACTGGCGGGGTTCAAATCCTCCGGGTGCGCCAGAAATTTCAAACCAGATGCTCGCGCGGTGGCAGATCAAGCGCGATGGGACGTGCAGGGGCATCGTTGAAATCGTGGAGGAGCAGACATGATTGCAAACGATC
This region of Candidatus Binatia bacterium genomic DNA includes:
- a CDS encoding type II toxin-antitoxin system RelE/ParE family toxin — encoded protein: MIASFRHRGLRALYEKNDGRRLSAAHLDKIRRILARLDESGAVQHMALPGFQLHSLKGNLKGFWAVSVSGNWRIIFRFENGNAYDVDLIDYH
- a CDS encoding HigA family addiction module antitoxin — translated: MPMKNPPHPGLSVRHDCIEPLGLTITEAARALGVTRQALNNLVNGKAAISPEMAIRLDKAFGGGADTWLRLQAAYDLAQAEKYAGKIKVRRVA